The genomic DNA CGATCTCCACGCGGACGGACAGATCCTGCACCATCTCCCGCACCCGGCCGGCCACGTCCTCCGGATCCTCGCCCGGCAGAATGCGGCAGTCCACCGTCCCCTCCGCCTTCGCGGGGATCACGTTCGGCTTGAATCCCGCCGCAAGCGTCGTCACGGCGAACGTGTTGCGCAGCAGCGGGTCGATCTCGGGATACGCGGAAGCGAACTCCTCCAGTTTCGCGACATCCCCGGGCCCCCCGTCAAGCGTTGCCGGGTCGAGGGCGATCCGCCCCAACGCGAAAAGGGTCCGCATCATCTCCCGTACCGGGTCGCAAAGCCGCGTGGGACCGCGATACTCGGCGATCCTCGCCATCGCCCGGGAAAGCCTGGCCGGGGCGTCACGGGGCGACGGGCGGCTTCCGTGCCCGGCCCTCCCCTCCGCGGAAAGGGTGAGCCACAGCGGCCCCTTCTCCCACAGGGTCACGAGGAAGAAATCCCCCTCCCCGAAGAGGTCCTGGACGCCCACGCCCCCCTCGTTCATCCCGAACGCGCGCCCGAAGGATACGGGGAGGTTCCGGACGAAGTACTCCGCCCCTTCCTTCCCCCCGACCTCCTCGTCGGCGTTCGCCACGAGGAAGAGCTTGCGGCGCAGCGTCCCGGCCCGGGCGGCGCCGATCGCGGCGCACAGGTGCGCCACCCCGAGCCCCTTGGTGTCCAGCGTCCCGCGGCCGTACATGTATCCGTCCCGGATCTGCGCGGAGAACGGCGGAACGCTCCACTCCTCCGCCCGCGCCGGCACGAC from Candidatus Deferrimicrobiaceae bacterium includes the following:
- a CDS encoding M20/M25/M40 family metallo-hydrolase, which translates into the protein VVPARAEEWSVPPFSAQIRDGYMYGRGTLDTKGLGVAHLCAAIGAARAGTLRRKLFLVANADEEVGGKEGAEYFVRNLPVSFGRAFGMNEGGVGVQDLFGEGDFFLVTLWEKGPLWLTLSAEGRAGHGSRPSPRDAPARLSRAMARIAEYRGPTRLCDPVREMMRTLFALGRIALDPATLDGGPGDVAKLEEFASAYPEIDPLLRNTFAVTTLAAGFKPNVIPAKAEGTVDCRILPGEDPEDVAGRVREMVQDLSVRVEIDFAERPNGSPRGPLFDALEDAIRSVHPDAVVIPYLSTGFTDSRFYRSLGIDTYGLAPLLLPRGEFGRIHGVDERIPLSGIEAMVRIVSSLIARWNASGGSSP